A genomic window from Winogradskyella sp. J14-2 includes:
- a CDS encoding DUF805 domain-containing protein: MEWYLTVVKENYANFSGRARRKEYWMFTLINTLIIFGLGIFTSLLADTTAVFIPAVTLGLYILAMFIPNLAVTVRRFHDTGKSGWYYLLSLIPYVGGLILIIMMAQNGDNGTNKYGPDPKAPNSDEIEDIGKPLLD, encoded by the coding sequence ATGGAATGGTACCTCACGGTAGTAAAAGAGAACTATGCTAATTTTTCTGGAAGAGCACGTCGTAAAGAATATTGGATGTTTACATTAATAAATACCTTAATCATCTTTGGCCTTGGTATTTTTACGAGTCTTCTTGCTGATACTACTGCGGTTTTCATACCTGCTGTAACCCTTGGGCTTTATATTTTAGCCATGTTTATACCCAACTTAGCGGTTACTGTTAGAAGGTTTCACGACACAGGCAAAAGCGGTTGGTATTATTTATTATCGCTTATTCCTTATGTAGGAGGTCTCATCTTAATCATTATGATGGCTCAAAATGGCGATAATGGCACCAACAAATATGGTCCGGACCCTAAAGCTCCTAATAGCGATGAGATTGAAGACATCGGAAAACCTCTCTTAGATTAG